One genomic segment of uncultured Desulfobacter sp. includes these proteins:
- a CDS encoding VanZ family protein gives MATDIIIWVPVGFLWLMRRGKKPGRVFLWTFIAVVAIESVQLFIASRTFDITDIILGTLGGGIGIFLCLNFPFLNLERPENNEATKDKHSLFLIGLGFTILWCLVLAIVFWFPYEVRIERGFVTSQLNRFFHVPFYVYYYSGGLTALTAVFQKSLFFIPLGAALAITSQSLRKYGVNSLLTLIAVAYVAGMGLVIELGQALMPNKIPDSTDLLFETIGGVTGYWFTMIYLKKNE, from the coding sequence TTGGCAACAGATATCATCATTTGGGTACCTGTTGGATTTCTATGGTTAATGAGAAGAGGAAAAAAACCCGGAAGGGTTTTCTTATGGACTTTTATAGCTGTTGTCGCCATTGAATCCGTACAGCTTTTTATTGCTTCGCGAACTTTTGATATTACTGATATTATTTTGGGAACCTTAGGTGGGGGGATTGGTATATTCCTGTGTTTGAATTTTCCCTTTTTAAATTTAGAGCGACCGGAAAATAATGAAGCAACCAAAGATAAACACAGCCTTTTTCTGATAGGACTGGGATTTACTATACTCTGGTGCCTTGTTCTGGCAATCGTTTTCTGGTTCCCTTATGAAGTAAGGATCGAACGCGGATTTGTTACGTCTCAATTAAATAGATTTTTTCATGTCCCGTTTTACGTATACTATTACAGCGGAGGGCTGACCGCCCTGACAGCTGTTTTCCAAAAATCCCTTTTTTTCATCCCTTTGGGAGCAGCCTTGGCCATAACAAGCCAATCATTGCGTAAATATGGTGTTAATTCGCTTTTGACACTTATTGCAGTGGCTTATGTGGCCGGTATGGGATTGGTAATAGAGCTCGGTCAGGCATTGATGCCCAATAAAATACCTGACAGCACCGATTTATTGTTTGAAACTATCGGTGGTGTAACAGGATACTGGTTTACCATGATCTATTTAAAAAAAAACGAGTAG
- a CDS encoding O-antigen ligase family protein codes for MTGTKAEKFIIAAYYLMVSVIGVILVVQCLWGDIPAGAFGQPRSSKIPPNWVVPNYLVVIYAVSIASLLFSPQYPLVGLVVYLFISFLPAIHSPVWIYTQWIGIRTIIGMLALVGTLIYKYKTENFKFIFKNKISILFIAFLTWYIICAVAAYFRDGHYNPPLQFHPIQLFEALSMYCIIIMNRQCNMSLVVIAVTMAVIITIRSSWVQTSLIKDADIARITVISIPLVFYCFTYFKQWWMRVICFAAGCTGIWLVIYIQNRGAALGLVFIFMAFWLTSNKKQLTVLFGIPIAVMGSIVLFSTNLGERFLSLGSMNQILTKNLRIITWRGGFDLGSDHIFFGVGPGNFLYKIGEYAQRVKYHSAHNIAIDIFAESGVVGFLIYGILIFSVLTLCFKLSIAGCNSSRFVFMAIFAHLGVGMFLSQTMMVLPFILFAFPVICKIE; via the coding sequence TTGACAGGTACCAAAGCTGAAAAATTTATTATAGCAGCCTATTATCTCATGGTTTCAGTAATCGGGGTGATACTGGTAGTTCAATGCTTGTGGGGTGATATCCCGGCTGGGGCCTTCGGACAGCCACGTTCGTCGAAAATCCCTCCCAACTGGGTCGTCCCGAATTACCTAGTTGTAATTTACGCCGTTTCCATTGCGAGTCTATTGTTTTCTCCGCAATATCCCCTTGTTGGGCTGGTGGTCTATCTTTTTATAAGCTTTTTGCCGGCAATTCATTCACCTGTATGGATTTATACCCAGTGGATAGGAATAAGGACCATAATTGGTATGCTGGCCCTAGTTGGTACACTTATATACAAGTATAAAACCGAAAATTTTAAATTTATATTTAAAAATAAAATATCCATTCTATTTATAGCATTTCTGACATGGTATATCATTTGTGCAGTCGCCGCCTATTTTAGAGATGGACATTACAATCCGCCGCTGCAATTTCATCCGATACAGCTCTTTGAAGCACTATCCATGTATTGTATCATTATTATGAATAGACAATGTAACATGAGCCTTGTTGTCATCGCTGTTACCATGGCGGTTATCATTACCATCCGGTCTTCCTGGGTGCAGACTTCCCTGATCAAGGATGCTGATATTGCAAGAATAACAGTGATCAGCATACCTCTTGTTTTTTATTGTTTTACATACTTTAAACAATGGTGGATGCGCGTCATTTGTTTCGCCGCCGGCTGTACCGGCATCTGGCTTGTTATCTATATTCAAAATCGGGGCGCAGCTCTGGGATTGGTGTTCATTTTTATGGCTTTTTGGCTGACTTCAAATAAAAAACAACTTACCGTCTTATTTGGGATTCCCATTGCTGTCATGGGAAGTATCGTTTTATTTTCGACCAACTTGGGGGAACGGTTTTTGTCCCTGGGCAGCATGAATCAGATACTAACAAAGAATCTTAGGATAATAACGTGGCGGGGCGGCTTTGATTTAGGGTCAGATCATATTTTTTTTGGAGTAGGGCCTGGAAATTTTCTCTACAAGATCGGGGAATATGCGCAACGCGTAAAATATCATTCCGCACATAATATAGCCATCGATATCTTTGCTGAAAGTGGGGTCGTGGGATTTTTAATTTATGGTATTTTAATTTTTTCCGTCTTGACGCTTTGCTTTAAATTGTCTATAGCCGGCTGTAATTCAAGTCGATTTGTTTTTATGGCTATATTTGCTCATCTCGGTGTTGGTATGTTTCTGTCGCAGACCATGATGGTGCTTCCCTTTATACTGTTTGCTTTTCCAGTTATCTGTAAAATTGAGTAA
- a CDS encoding glycosyltransferase family 4 protein yields MGSGCTRSRQPFSRNKKPKEKMKILYHHRTMEDGAEGIHVREIIQSLRNQGHEVTKMALAKLSFKKSHINKKTDLKRNDRAIKIKSFVPRLLSRTIELFYNVISYFRVKKYLKQHSIDFVYERYALFHFGGLLAAKHNKIPVILEVNTPYAYAWNRYDKLYYKTLSRKIEKWVFENADQIIVVSEALKDYLIKMGIESNKIKSMQNGINCEKFNRDYTSAATGIRQDLGLENKTIVGFIGSLRRWHGVDLLIEIIPQLAQNYHDVHFLIVGSGELENDFKNQMAIHGCESFVTFTGRIPHEEIPKYIQVMDIPLMPNSNFYGSPMKIFEYMAMEKPVIAPRLKPIQEVIKENENGILVEPGNASSLKDGIIELLKSKEKQQSYGTNNRRKVFNEYTWDINAEKIIHLYESFQRKKSF; encoded by the coding sequence ATGGGATCGGGTTGCACAAGAAGTAGGCAACCTTTTTCTCGAAATAAAAAACCAAAAGAAAAAATGAAAATTTTATATCACCATAGAACAATGGAAGATGGTGCCGAAGGAATCCATGTCAGGGAAATAATTCAATCTTTGAGAAATCAGGGACATGAAGTAACTAAAATGGCACTGGCAAAGCTTTCTTTTAAAAAATCGCATATAAATAAGAAAACAGATTTGAAAAGAAATGATCGCGCCATAAAGATTAAATCATTTGTGCCACGACTCCTGTCTCGTACCATCGAACTATTTTACAATGTTATTTCTTATTTCAGGGTGAAAAAGTATTTAAAACAACATTCAATAGATTTTGTTTACGAACGTTACGCGCTTTTCCATTTCGGCGGACTACTTGCAGCCAAGCATAATAAAATTCCGGTAATTCTTGAAGTCAATACGCCTTATGCATATGCCTGGAACAGGTATGATAAATTGTATTATAAAACATTATCCAGGAAAATTGAAAAATGGGTCTTTGAAAATGCTGATCAGATAATCGTCGTGTCTGAAGCCCTTAAGGATTATCTGATAAAAATGGGTATTGAATCTAATAAGATTAAAAGTATGCAAAACGGTATTAATTGTGAAAAATTCAACAGAGATTATACGTCCGCGGCAACTGGCATTAGACAAGATTTAGGTCTTGAAAATAAAACCATTGTTGGGTTTATCGGTTCCCTTAGGAGATGGCACGGTGTTGATCTTCTTATTGAGATAATACCTCAACTTGCCCAAAATTATCATGATGTTCATTTTCTAATCGTGGGGTCAGGGGAACTTGAAAACGATTTTAAAAATCAAATGGCAATACATGGTTGCGAAAGCTTTGTCACATTTACGGGGCGCATTCCCCATGAGGAAATACCTAAATACATTCAAGTAATGGATATTCCGCTGATGCCCAATTCAAATTTTTATGGATCACCCATGAAAATTTTTGAATACATGGCAATGGAAAAACCGGTTATTGCCCCTAGGTTGAAACCAATTCAAGAGGTGATAAAAGAAAATGAAAACGGAATTCTGGTTGAACCTGGAAATGCATCAAGCCTTAAAGATGGAATAATTGAACTGTTGAAAAGTAAAGAGAAACAACAATCTTACGGTACCAACAACCGCCGTAAAGTATTCAATGAATATACATGGGATATCAACGCAGAAAAAATTATTCATTTATACGAATCATTCCAACGAAAAAAGTCCTTTTGA
- a CDS encoding glycosyltransferase, which produces MFLGVLNSIRKIKKKFNFDIIDAHWIYPDCFAAVLLAKWFNKKVVISARGSDINAYTKLFLIRILIQYTLKQADAIIAVSHDLKNKIQEMGINESKIKVISNGVDTDQFRPLPKNQLEAVLPFEKKGRLILTVGALRKVKNQHLLIEAFSQIVSMENYEDLKLVIVGSGTQKHALKEQIYKLKLSNQIFLVGAVPNDRLVHWYNHADLFCLPSLNEGCPNVVLEALACHVPVVATNVGGIPDLISSENIGILADPGSLDSLKTSLIQGLEKKWTSLAFQKFLSGKSWDRVAQEVGNLFLEIKNQKKK; this is translated from the coding sequence ATGTTTCTTGGTGTTCTGAATAGTATCAGAAAAATAAAAAAAAAATTCAATTTTGATATCATTGACGCCCATTGGATTTATCCGGATTGTTTTGCAGCGGTTTTATTGGCTAAATGGTTTAATAAAAAAGTGGTAATTTCCGCAAGGGGCAGCGATATTAATGCCTACACGAAGTTATTCTTAATCCGTATCTTAATACAATACACTTTAAAGCAGGCCGATGCAATCATAGCCGTCAGCCATGACCTGAAAAATAAAATTCAGGAAATGGGTATTAATGAGAGTAAAATAAAGGTCATTTCCAACGGGGTGGATACGGATCAGTTCAGACCTCTGCCGAAAAACCAATTGGAGGCTGTTTTGCCTTTTGAAAAAAAAGGCCGGCTTATACTGACAGTTGGTGCACTAAGAAAGGTTAAAAATCAACATCTTTTGATAGAAGCCTTTTCACAGATTGTCTCCATGGAAAACTATGAAGATTTAAAACTGGTAATTGTGGGCAGTGGCACACAAAAGCATGCTCTAAAAGAGCAAATTTACAAATTGAAGTTGTCAAACCAAATTTTTCTGGTTGGGGCTGTGCCAAATGACAGACTGGTTCACTGGTACAACCATGCAGATCTGTTTTGTCTGCCAAGTTTAAACGAAGGTTGCCCCAACGTCGTGTTAGAGGCACTAGCATGTCATGTCCCTGTGGTTGCAACAAACGTGGGTGGAATACCAGATCTTATATCATCGGAAAATATTGGGATACTGGCCGACCCAGGCAGCCTGGATTCGCTTAAAACATCATTGATACAGGGCCTTGAAAAAAAATGGACATCCCTTGCTTTTCAAAAATTCTTATCTGGAAAATCATGGGATCGGGTTGCACAAGAAGTAGGCAACCTTTTTCTCGAAATAAAAAACCAAAAGAAAAAATGA
- a CDS encoding glycosyltransferase family 2 protein, protein MFIIEFIFWISCFLVLYPFVFYPLLLKLLAAKSKYKSSLKEFSESWPNVTFIVSAYNEALVISEKLDNALSVEYPENKLEILVVSDASDDGTDKIVLEKAAMDSRIKLLRQNERKGKTAGLNKAMEQVTSDIVIFSDANAMYRPQAFYELTKYFKDQQIGYVVGAALYNENKKNLANKSEGTYWNSELSMKKQESDFYSVIGGDGAIYAIRRELFWPLDEDDINDLANPLQIVANGYRGIFNPKAVCYEDSAETFNKEFIRKRRIVNRSFRAVSKYIRLYDFKKHKRFLFMLISHKVLRWLTMFFVISFTISSLILAIAGKGLIYAIVFCCVVLSAFIAIIGRRFNQNPSCPRIFYLAYYCYMVSLSGMFGIIDNFKGQYHVTWDHIRKSE, encoded by the coding sequence ATGTTCATAATAGAATTTATTTTTTGGATCTCATGTTTTCTTGTTCTCTATCCTTTTGTATTTTACCCTTTGCTGCTTAAATTGCTCGCTGCAAAAAGCAAATACAAATCATCTTTGAAAGAGTTCAGCGAATCATGGCCTAATGTTACTTTTATTGTTTCAGCATATAATGAAGCCTTAGTTATATCTGAAAAGCTGGATAATGCACTATCTGTTGAGTATCCAGAAAATAAACTTGAAATTCTGGTCGTATCTGATGCGAGCGATGATGGTACCGATAAAATAGTTCTGGAAAAAGCAGCCATGGATAGTCGGATCAAACTGCTGCGGCAAAATGAACGCAAAGGAAAAACCGCTGGACTTAACAAAGCCATGGAACAGGTTACCAGCGATATCGTTATCTTCTCCGATGCTAACGCCATGTATAGGCCTCAGGCTTTTTATGAACTGACAAAATACTTCAAGGACCAACAAATCGGATATGTCGTAGGTGCGGCCCTCTATAATGAAAATAAGAAAAATCTTGCCAACAAAAGTGAAGGCACATATTGGAATTCGGAACTGTCCATGAAAAAACAGGAATCAGATTTCTATTCGGTTATTGGCGGAGACGGTGCCATATATGCCATAAGAAGAGAGCTTTTCTGGCCTTTGGACGAAGACGATATAAATGATCTTGCCAACCCTCTTCAAATTGTTGCCAACGGCTATAGAGGTATTTTCAATCCAAAAGCAGTTTGCTATGAAGATTCTGCAGAAACTTTTAATAAAGAATTCATACGGAAAAGACGGATTGTAAATCGAAGTTTCAGGGCTGTCTCAAAATATATCAGGCTTTATGATTTCAAAAAGCATAAAAGATTTTTATTCATGCTGATTTCACATAAAGTACTAAGATGGTTGACCATGTTTTTTGTTATTAGTTTCACAATTAGCAGTTTAATACTGGCAATTGCCGGAAAAGGCTTGATCTATGCCATTGTTTTTTGCTGTGTCGTTTTGTCTGCGTTCATCGCTATAATTGGCAGAAGGTTTAATCAAAACCCTTCCTGCCCAAGGATTTTTTATCTGGCTTATTATTGTTACATGGTTAGTTTATCTGGAATGTTTGGAATAATCGATAATTTTAAAGGCCAATATCACGTTACGTGGGATCATATTCGAAAGTCAGAATGA
- a CDS encoding TIGR04063 family PEP-CTERM/XrtA system glycosyltransferase, which produces MNHSFPLLDGYASRSQNILNAQKNMGWTPIVLTSPKHENDLKDACPKKETIGEYTFYRTGKNLFEKIPLLSEGCLLLLLFVRLVQVIIIEKPDILHAHSPVLNYLPAWLIGKLYNLPVLYEIRAYWEDAGVDLATYKKRSLKYRFVQSLETWACKQVSHVAVLCEGIRNDLALRGIRYDKLTPVFNGINPENFTPCRPDTELFKKWGLKDKKVIGFIGSFFRWEGLDLLIKAFAKLAPEKSDLMLLLVGGGEELENLQHQVSSSGLTERIIMPGRVPHHQIKGVYAMMDIMIYPRYSVRLTEIVTPLKPLEAMAMGKAVIASDIGGHRELIEHNKTGILFPAGNTAALAKTISLLMNDPKKIEILRSAGQRYVLANKTWEKTTMVYKKIYGRIKTCS; this is translated from the coding sequence TTGAATCATAGTTTCCCCCTACTGGACGGTTATGCATCAAGAAGTCAAAATATTTTAAATGCCCAAAAAAATATGGGATGGACGCCTATTGTTCTGACATCTCCCAAACATGAAAATGATTTAAAAGACGCATGCCCGAAAAAAGAAACCATTGGGGAATATACTTTTTACCGCACAGGTAAAAATCTTTTTGAAAAGATTCCCTTATTGTCAGAAGGATGTTTATTATTATTGTTGTTCGTCAGATTGGTACAGGTTATAATCATTGAAAAACCAGACATTCTTCATGCACATTCTCCTGTATTGAACTATCTACCGGCCTGGCTCATTGGAAAATTGTACAACCTGCCGGTCCTTTATGAAATTCGGGCATATTGGGAAGATGCGGGAGTAGATCTGGCGACTTATAAAAAGCGATCATTAAAGTACCGCTTTGTCCAATCTCTTGAAACCTGGGCGTGCAAACAAGTGAGCCATGTTGCAGTTTTATGTGAAGGTATCCGTAACGATCTGGCCTTAAGGGGAATTAGGTACGACAAACTAACACCAGTATTTAACGGCATAAATCCTGAAAATTTCACCCCTTGCCGGCCGGATACAGAGTTATTTAAGAAATGGGGGCTTAAGGATAAAAAAGTCATTGGATTTATCGGCTCATTTTTTCGATGGGAAGGCCTTGACTTGCTAATAAAGGCATTTGCCAAACTCGCTCCAGAGAAATCCGATTTAATGCTTTTACTGGTCGGGGGGGGAGAAGAACTAGAAAACCTCCAGCACCAGGTTTCCTCTTCAGGGTTGACGGAAAGAATTATTATGCCGGGCAGGGTTCCTCACCACCAGATAAAAGGTGTCTATGCCATGATGGATATAATGATTTATCCCCGGTATTCCGTTCGGTTAACAGAAATAGTTACCCCGTTAAAGCCCCTTGAGGCCATGGCTATGGGAAAAGCAGTTATAGCCAGCGATATCGGCGGCCACAGGGAACTAATAGAACACAACAAAACAGGTATTCTTTTTCCGGCAGGGAATACCGCTGCGTTGGCAAAAACTATTTCATTACTAATGAATGACCCAAAAAAGATTGAAATACTGAGAAGCGCAGGACAAAGGTACGTACTGGCTAATAAAACCTGGGAAAAAACAACAATGGTGTATAAAAAAATATACGGCAGGATAAAAACATGTTCATAA
- a CDS encoding glycosyltransferase family 2 protein: MDLSFIILTWNSEQYIKKCLSSIVVSLESSYLSYEVLIVDNGSQDNTVNIIEAQKGINIRLIKLDRNTGTTYSRNIAIQKAIGEFICIMDSDVELRSGTIEKLITNLKENRLLGIAAPKMIYPNGRLQKTTDQFPTIQRKIIRYFFLRQIEKIEETDRKSNTIREVDYAISALWVLKKDIINKIGLLDENIKYSPEDVDYCLRVWKSGNHILYNPTVFAVHHTQEITRNFKCNKATIEHIKGLFYYFRKHQYYFRALTFKNK; encoded by the coding sequence ATGGACCTCTCCTTTATTATTCTGACTTGGAATTCCGAACAGTATATCAAAAAATGCCTTTCCTCTATCGTCGTATCTCTTGAATCCAGTTATCTGAGTTATGAGGTATTAATAGTCGATAACGGTTCCCAGGATAACACGGTAAATATCATTGAAGCACAAAAAGGCATTAACATCCGGCTTATAAAGTTGGATCGAAATACTGGAACCACGTACTCAAGAAATATTGCTATACAAAAAGCCATAGGAGAATTTATCTGCATCATGGATTCTGATGTAGAACTTCGGTCAGGCACCATAGAAAAACTGATTACAAATTTAAAGGAAAATCGCTTATTGGGAATTGCAGCCCCTAAAATGATTTATCCGAACGGTAGACTTCAAAAGACAACAGATCAATTTCCAACAATTCAAAGAAAGATAATCCGATATTTTTTCCTAAGGCAGATAGAAAAAATAGAAGAAACTGACAGAAAATCCAATACGATCCGTGAGGTTGATTATGCAATATCCGCCTTATGGGTTCTTAAAAAAGATATAATCAACAAAATTGGGCTACTTGATGAGAATATCAAATATTCACCAGAAGACGTTGATTACTGTCTAAGGGTATGGAAATCAGGGAATCACATTTTGTATAATCCTACAGTTTTTGCTGTTCACCATACCCAGGAAATCACCAGAAATTTTAAATGCAACAAGGCAACTATTGAACATATAAAAGGACTATTCTATTATTTCCGTAAGCATCAATATTATTTCCGAGCCCTGACTTTTAAAAACAAATGA
- a CDS encoding GNAT family N-acetyltransferase, whose translation MIVKTVSNLDKETWDNYVLSHPDGIAYQLFAWKEAVKKAYRFQPLYLMAQSKNQVKGVLPLIYFNIPFKRELISLPYCDAGGPLADDPATETVLLRQALKIVPSAKMVIRSTRPFANLSPDKTISKQKVRMILSLPQSSDKLLASFKAKLRSQIKKAFKNGLTSIIGSTNLLNDFYSVFSENMRDLGSPVHSMEWIISILKAYANRAHVSVVYMPDGRPAAAGIILCHPKVVSIPWASSLRRFNASNPNMMLYWSFLKFAANNGYPAFDFGRSTPGEGTFRFKKQWGAEPEALHWVDFSATKFLKGRLNRPTTEPLTPDHGRIRPLAESVIQRMPLSFSKAFGNMTRKYVTL comes from the coding sequence GTGATTGTAAAAACAGTATCCAATTTAGATAAAGAGACTTGGGACAATTATGTCCTTTCTCACCCCGACGGCATTGCTTACCAGCTTTTTGCATGGAAGGAAGCTGTTAAAAAAGCCTATAGGTTTCAACCTCTTTATCTGATGGCACAATCAAAAAATCAGGTAAAAGGAGTTCTCCCGTTAATATACTTCAATATACCTTTTAAAAGGGAGCTTATTTCGCTTCCGTACTGTGATGCCGGAGGCCCACTGGCCGATGATCCTGCCACTGAAACAGTTTTGTTGCGGCAGGCATTAAAGATAGTCCCCTCAGCAAAAATGGTCATTCGATCAACCCGGCCGTTTGCCAATCTATCGCCAGACAAAACGATCAGTAAACAAAAAGTCAGGATGATTTTGTCACTACCACAGTCCTCTGATAAACTGCTCGCTTCATTTAAAGCCAAGCTTCGAAGCCAGATTAAAAAAGCGTTTAAAAACGGCCTTACATCGATAATCGGTTCGACAAATTTGCTCAATGATTTTTACTCTGTCTTTTCGGAAAATATGAGAGACTTGGGGTCTCCTGTCCACAGCATGGAATGGATTATCTCTATTTTAAAAGCATATGCAAACAGAGCACATGTTTCGGTCGTATATATGCCGGACGGACGACCAGCTGCCGCCGGAATTATACTGTGCCATCCAAAAGTTGTTTCCATCCCATGGGCATCCTCTTTACGCCGGTTTAATGCAAGCAATCCTAATATGATGCTTTACTGGTCCTTTTTAAAATTTGCCGCAAATAACGGCTACCCTGCCTTTGATTTTGGTCGTTCCACACCGGGGGAAGGCACATTCCGTTTTAAGAAACAATGGGGGGCAGAACCGGAGGCCCTTCATTGGGTTGATTTTAGTGCTACAAAATTCCTGAAGGGCCGTCTTAACAGACCGACCACAGAGCCTCTAACGCCAGATCACGGAAGAATACGACCTTTAGCAGAATCGGTTATTCAAAGAATGCCGTTATCTTTTTCCAAAGCATTTGGAAATATGACAAGAAAATACGTTACATTATAA
- a CDS encoding nucleotidyltransferase domain-containing protein, with product MYGSRAKGNYHPGSDIDLVIMDDLIKDSRLNNLEIDLDDLLLPYKLDLTVFQKIQNQDLIDHINRVGILFYTKYSRIQ from the coding sequence ATTTACGGTTCCCGTGCCAAAGGCAATTACCATCCCGGTTCTGACATTGATCTGGTCATCATGGACGATCTTATAAAGGATTCCCGATTAAATAACCTGGAGATAGATCTTGATGATCTGCTGTTGCCCTATAAATTGGATCTTACAGTATTCCAAAAAATTCAAAACCAGGATCTTATTGATCACATTAATCGGGTTGGTATTCTTTTTTATACAAAATATAGCCGAATACAGTGA
- a CDS encoding IS110 family transposase produces the protein MAKNTGKKSKSGIENLNAIHPNAAGIDIGATEIYIAVPGDRSDDPVKCFDTFTDDLHDAARWLKSCDIDSIAMESTGVYWIPVFQILDAYGFEVILVNARHVKNVPGRKTDVQDCQWLQYLHSVGLLRGSFRPAQDICAVRSLLRHRDNLVKSASSHIQHIQKSLTQMNLQIHNVISDITGVTGMAIIDAILAGERNPKKLAELKDRRIKATKQTIVKSLTGDYRREHLFTLEQTVQSYRNYRQLIMDCDVEIENHLKEFESRIYIDDIKPPPGKKGGRKPKANTPNFDVKTHMHRILGTDLTLIDGISELTAHVVFTEVGPDLSQFKTVGHFCSWLGLCPNNKISGGKVLSSHTRPGSNRLAHALRLSANSLWKSKSYLGDYFRRMRARHGAPKAITSTAHKLARIIYHLIKNKKAFDDSVFSEQEKTHQKRLKKRVINQAKSLGLEIVVA, from the coding sequence ATGGCAAAAAATACCGGGAAAAAGAGCAAAAGTGGAATTGAGAACCTGAATGCAATCCATCCTAACGCTGCTGGCATCGACATTGGTGCTACAGAGATCTACATCGCCGTCCCTGGTGATAGATCAGATGATCCGGTAAAATGTTTTGATACATTTACCGATGATTTGCATGACGCAGCCAGGTGGCTAAAAAGTTGCGATATTGATTCGATTGCCATGGAATCCACAGGCGTATACTGGATACCTGTTTTCCAAATTTTAGATGCATATGGATTTGAGGTTATCCTGGTTAACGCTAGACACGTTAAAAATGTGCCTGGCCGCAAAACTGATGTTCAGGATTGTCAATGGCTCCAATATCTTCATTCTGTCGGTTTGTTGCGAGGTTCATTCCGGCCTGCACAGGATATTTGCGCCGTCCGGTCCTTACTCAGGCACAGAGATAATCTGGTTAAATCCGCTTCTTCCCATATCCAGCATATTCAAAAATCTCTGACCCAGATGAATCTACAGATTCACAACGTCATCAGCGATATTACCGGCGTTACCGGAATGGCAATTATTGATGCAATTCTTGCCGGAGAGCGAAATCCTAAAAAATTAGCTGAATTGAAAGATCGACGGATAAAGGCCACAAAGCAGACAATTGTCAAATCGCTGACGGGAGATTATCGACGGGAGCATCTTTTTACACTTGAGCAGACAGTTCAATCCTATCGTAATTACCGCCAGTTGATCATGGATTGTGATGTTGAAATTGAAAACCATTTGAAAGAATTTGAATCCCGTATTTATATTGATGATATAAAACCGCCGCCTGGCAAAAAGGGCGGACGGAAACCAAAGGCCAATACGCCTAATTTTGATGTCAAAACCCACATGCATCGTATTCTGGGGACGGATTTAACACTGATAGATGGTATCAGCGAATTGACGGCCCACGTCGTATTCACCGAAGTTGGCCCGGATTTATCCCAATTTAAAACTGTCGGCCATTTCTGCTCTTGGCTCGGTTTATGTCCCAACAATAAAATCAGCGGTGGAAAAGTGCTTTCATCACATACCCGTCCCGGGTCCAATCGATTAGCTCACGCGCTTCGGCTTTCTGCTAACTCGCTTTGGAAAAGCAAATCATATCTCGGTGATTATTTCCGTAGAATGCGTGCCCGTCACGGCGCACCAAAAGCGATCACCTCCACCGCCCACAAATTGGCCCGCATCATCTATCACCTCATCAAGAACAAGAAAGCTTTCGATGATTCGGTTTTTTCTGAACAGGAAAAGACACATCAGAAGCGTTTGAAAAAGCGTGTAATAAATCAGGCTAAATCTCTTGGATTAGAGATAGTTGTGGCTTGA